Within Runella rosea, the genomic segment AAAAACTTAGCATCGCAGTAGGCAGTTTACAGTCTACAGTAGGCAGTTTGCAGTCTACTATAATACACGCAATATCTAAGTGTATGTTTGCAGACTGCCTACTGTGAACTGCTTACTTTTTATTCCCATTCAATCGTAGCGGGAGGTTTTGACGAAATATCATACACCACGCGGTTAACACCTTTAACCCGGTTGATGATTTCGTTGGAAACATCTGCCAAAAAATCGTAGGGTAAGTGTGCCCAGTCGGCAGTCATCCCATCGACCGATGTCACGGCCCGCAGTGCCACTACGCGTTCATAGGTACGTTCGTCCCCCATCACTCCTACGCTTTGTATGGGGAGCAACATCGCGCCTGCCTGCCATACTTGATCGTATAGGCCACGGGTTTTGAGACCGTTGATGAAAATAGCGTCAACGTCCTGTAAAATGGCCACTTTTTCGGCCGTAATATCGCCCAAAATCCGAATAGCAAGCCCCGGACCAGGGAAAGGATGGCGTTTTAAAATAGCTTCTGGAAGCTCCAACGTACGGCCTACAGCCCGAACCTCATCTTTAAAAAGGGTATTGAGCGGCTCAACGATTTTCAACTTCATGTAATCGGGCAAACCGCCAACATTGTGGTGTGATTTGATGGTTGCCGACGGCCCTTTGACCGAAACCGACTCAATCACATCGGGATAAATTGTGCCTTGACCCAGCCATTTTACATCTTCAATCAAATGGGCTTCTTGGTCAAAAATATCAATGAAGGCTTTACCGATGGCCTTGCGCTTGGCTTCGGGGTCGGTGAGGCCTGCCAGTACGCCATAAAAATGCGCTTTAGCATCTACTCCTTTGATATTCAGTCCCATATCTAAGTAGGAGTGTAGTACGCTTTCGTATTCGTCTTTGCGCAACAGACCGTTGTCTACAAAAATACAGTACAGATTTTTTCCAATTGCATGGTGGACCAACGACGCTGCTACGGTCGAGTCAACGCCGCCCGAAAGGGCCATCACTACTTTGTCATTACCCAATCGGGCTTTGAGGTCAGCGATGGTACTTTCTACAAACGAGGCCGCCGTCCAATCTTGCGCGCAGCCGCAGATGTCTACGACAAAGTTTTTGAGGATATTTTTTCCTTCTACGGAGTGCGTCACTTCGGGGTGGAACTGAATTCCGTAGGTTTGCTCGCCCTCGATATGAAAAGCCGCCACCTTTACAGAATCGGTTTCGCCGATGATTTTGAAGGATTCGGGAACAGAAACGATAGTATCACCATGCGACATCCACACTTGGGTAATCGGGGAGACCGTATCCAAAAGTGCTGAATGTGAATGGTGCGTGAGCATGGCCCGGCCATACTCGCGGTGTTTGGAGGCTTTGACTTCGCCGCCCAGCGTGTGGGCGAGCAGTTGCGCTCCGTAGCACACCCCCAATAAAGGTACTTTGCCCCTGAATAAGCCCATATCTACCCGTGGTGAGCCTTCGTCTCGCACAGAATAGGGGCTTCCCGAAAGGATAACTCCCTTAATATCAGGCGTAATTTCGGGGATTTTATTGAAGGGATGGATTTCGCAGTAAATGTTCAGTTCGCGGACGCGTCGAGCGATGAGTTGGGTAAATTGCGAACCGAAATCAAGAATCAGAATTTGTTCGGACATAGACGTGTTTCTAAGGTGCAAAGGTAAAAAAAAGGATGTACAATGCCTTATAGGTTGATATTTCTTTGTATTTTCGCTAAAAATAGACCCGTTATGGTGCCTGCAATCTCATCTTCTTTTACCGCTGAGGAATACCTTGCCTTCGAACGGGCAAGTCAGCATCGGCATGAATTTATTTACAATACCCTCATTGAAATGGCCGGAGCTACGTTAGAGCATAATCGAATTGTTAAAAATCTATTTTTATTGGTTGGAAATTATTTGCGCTCATCCAAATCTGAAGTCTTAGGCAGTGATATGCGCGTTTTTAATCCTCAGAACGGCAGCTATTTTTACCCAGATATAGTGATAAGCGACGGCGAAGCAAAAACAATAGAAAATGATAATCTGATCAATCCGATTTTGGTAATCGAAGTGGCTTCGCCTTCCACGGCGGTGTTTGACAAAACCGATAAATTCATTGCGTATCGAAGCATTGAAACGCTTAAAGAGTATGTGCTGATCTCCACCGAACTGCCTCAAATGGAGGTGTTTCGCAAAAATGACAAAGGAGAATGGAGCGTAGAAACCGTGCATGGATTAGACAAAACGGCACAATTTCAGTCAGTTGATATATCAGTTTTACTGAAAGATGTTTTTGAAAAAGTTTTTTAAACTCAGCCCCTGCCAGGCACATTGAATTGCTCCACCAGCCAATCGCGCTTTTGCTTTGTAACGGGTACCTGCGCCCCGTCAGACATCAACAGATAGCCACCTTCCTGTTTTACAATTTTTCGTAAAAAATGCGGATTGATGAGGTGCGAATGATGCACCCGTACAAACCCGTTGGGCTCCAATGCCTGTTCTATTTCTTTAAGCGTGCGGCAAATAACCAATTTTCGACCGTCGGTTAGGTGAAAATGCGTGTAACTCGTATCGGCCATGCAGCGGACAATCTGACTTATTTCGATAATTTCGTGGCCTTCGTTGGTCGGAAGCGCCATGCGCTGCGGTGGTGTTTTGGGAGCCAGATGTTCGTGTAAGGTCTGTATTTGAGGAAGTTGTAATTGCTTGATTTTCTTCTGTTGCCAACTCACAAGTGCGTCTTTCAGTTCGCTTTCTTCGATGGGTTTGAGCAGGTAATTCAACGCACTCACGCGAAATGCCCGTAGAGCGTATTGGTCATACGCCGTGGTGAAAATAACGTCAAAATGAAATTCATCAAATTGTTGTAGCAAGTCAAAACCATTGAGGCGTGGCATTTCAATGTCAAGAAACAAAATGTCAAAGGCCGTAACGCGTATAAATTCCACCGCCGCCTCTGGTTGATTGAACTTAGCCAAAATCTGCACGCCCATGTTGAGGCGTTTGAGCTTCATTTCCAGTACTTCCGTAGCGGGTTTTTCGTCATCAATCAAAATGGCGCGTATCATTACTTAGGTTTCGTTAGTAGGTTCATCCGATAAATTATATACAATCTTTACCAACGTTCCGGTTTCTTTTTCGCGCTTTAAATCGTTGATTTCGATGGAAAGTTGGTTGGGGTAATTTCGGTTAAAAAGCGCGATGCGCTGCTGCGTAATGTCCATTCCGTACGATTTTCGTTTCACCGACGAGCGACTCCGCAACTCCGCTGCTTTTTTTCGGCCAATTCCGTTGTCTTCAATTTCAAACTCAATACGGTGAGCGTCGGCTAGTCGGACACCTATACGGAGATTTTTAGGGAGTTTATCAGAAGGCATCAGGCCGTGCCAAATGGCATTCTCCACAAACGGCTGTAATAACAACGGTGGAATGATAAGACGTTGGGTATCTACGCTGTCGGCTACCTCAATGGAATACGTAAAGCCCTCGCCCAAGCGCGTGGCTTCAATGTCGAGATAATACCGTAGTGCGGTTAGCTCTTCTTCAAGCAGAATCGATTCTTCGCGCGAATGGTTGAGAATCATCCGCAGTAGTTTTGAAAATTTGGCCAAGTAGCCAGTCGCTTTATGTTCGTCGTTGGATAAAATCAAGTATTCCAGCGAATTGAGGCTGTTGAACAAAAAATGCGGATTCATCTGACTGCGTAGGGCCAGCATTTCGGTTTCGGCCATGCGCTTCTCGTAAAAGGACTTGTTTTGAAGTTCTTCATAATAAGCCAGTTGGCTCTCGGTTTTTTCTTTTTCCAACAAACGGTATCGGTGAGCCAGAGCCAACGAAAGTACGATGATTTCGGCCACCACGGCAAATGAGAGCGTCAATAAATCATCCATATTGGCGGGAAGTTTGATGCCTTTCAGAATCACTTCTCCCGCCCGAAGCCACGCTAATATCCCAAATAACCCAAGCATAGAGTTGGCCCAAATCACGTACGGAACCATCGGTGAACGCACACTTCGACTCATCCAAATGAGCGTAAATACATAAATCGGCAAGGCGATAAATCGCCCGCCCCAAAACGAAAATTGCTGGAAGCCGCCGTCGTTGGTCAATAGCATAACCGTGATATAGACAAACCCATACCCCGCCAGCAAGAGCGCCAACCGGCGAAACCACCGCTGCATGAGCGGATGGGTTTTGGTGAGGTTGAGCAGTTCGGTCATGAACAACAAATACGCCCCGATGCCCCACCAAAGCAGTGATTCCATCAGATGGTTTTTGAGCAGTGGCCATTCGCCAAGGCTTTGTCCAATAGGCGTATACGCGCGGGTTTTGAGCAGTGAAAACAAAAATCCGCACAGGATATAGGCCCAATAATAGGCGTAAATTCGTTGGCAATATTTGAGATACAACAATCCTACAAACAACACGGCAAGCGCTAATGCCCCCTGAATCCAGCTTCGATATTGAAATTCGGGCCTGTTTTGGCGGTACTCGCGCAGGGTCTTTTTTAGGTAAAAGGATTCTTTTTCGAGCTGTAAGCGAAACGAAGGCTTCGGAGATTGGGCACCCGTCCAAAAAGGCAAAATACCCGCATAGTTGGAAAGTTGGGCCAGTAGGTCAAAGGTCGCGCCTTTGGGGAAAATCAAGGGAATGTAGCGGTCATCTTCGGGGAGCGCCCATTTGGAAGATGGCGTCATGTAGCCACTCCTAAGCGTACTTATTTGGCCGTTGTAGGCTACGTGAAAAACAACGATTTGGTTGGCAGAATGTACATTGATGTAAATGGTTTGCGCAGTGTCGGTATCGTTATGTACCCGAAAATGCAGCCAATGGATTTGGTCGGCGTAGGTGGGGGATTGAGGAGTCAGTCGTTGCCAATTGGAAAACTGATTGGTAAAAAAAAGCGATGGAATCTGTCGTTTTTCCCGGAGGGGTGTAGTAGTAAATGTGGCCTTTTCAAAAAGCATTCGATGCTCTTTGAATTCACTCAAACGTAGGGTGTCGGGCTGGGCTTTGGCGTGAAACGCAATCAAAATGCCAACCAGAAATAAAAGGCGGCCAACCATCAGCAGGCGGTGTTTTAGTTTTTTCAAAGAAAATAAATTTT encodes:
- the guaA gene encoding glutamine-hydrolyzing GMP synthase, whose product is MSEQILILDFGSQFTQLIARRVRELNIYCEIHPFNKIPEITPDIKGVILSGSPYSVRDEGSPRVDMGLFRGKVPLLGVCYGAQLLAHTLGGEVKASKHREYGRAMLTHHSHSALLDTVSPITQVWMSHGDTIVSVPESFKIIGETDSVKVAAFHIEGEQTYGIQFHPEVTHSVEGKNILKNFVVDICGCAQDWTAASFVESTIADLKARLGNDKVVMALSGGVDSTVAASLVHHAIGKNLYCIFVDNGLLRKDEYESVLHSYLDMGLNIKGVDAKAHFYGVLAGLTDPEAKRKAIGKAFIDIFDQEAHLIEDVKWLGQGTIYPDVIESVSVKGPSATIKSHHNVGGLPDYMKLKIVEPLNTLFKDEVRAVGRTLELPEAILKRHPFPGPGLAIRILGDITAEKVAILQDVDAIFINGLKTRGLYDQVWQAGAMLLPIQSVGVMGDERTYERVVALRAVTSVDGMTADWAHLPYDFLADVSNEIINRVKGVNRVVYDISSKPPATIEWE
- a CDS encoding Uma2 family endonuclease; its protein translation is MVPAISSSFTAEEYLAFERASQHRHEFIYNTLIEMAGATLEHNRIVKNLFLLVGNYLRSSKSEVLGSDMRVFNPQNGSYFYPDIVISDGEAKTIENDNLINPILVIEVASPSTAVFDKTDKFIAYRSIETLKEYVLISTELPQMEVFRKNDKGEWSVETVHGLDKTAQFQSVDISVLLKDVFEKVF
- a CDS encoding LytR/AlgR family response regulator transcription factor, whose amino-acid sequence is MIRAILIDDEKPATEVLEMKLKRLNMGVQILAKFNQPEAAVEFIRVTAFDILFLDIEMPRLNGFDLLQQFDEFHFDVIFTTAYDQYALRAFRVSALNYLLKPIEESELKDALVSWQQKKIKQLQLPQIQTLHEHLAPKTPPQRMALPTNEGHEIIEISQIVRCMADTSYTHFHLTDGRKLVICRTLKEIEQALEPNGFVRVHHSHLINPHFLRKIVKQEGGYLLMSDGAQVPVTKQKRDWLVEQFNVPGRG
- a CDS encoding histidine kinase — encoded protein: MKKLKHRLLMVGRLLFLVGILIAFHAKAQPDTLRLSEFKEHRMLFEKATFTTTPLREKRQIPSLFFTNQFSNWQRLTPQSPTYADQIHWLHFRVHNDTDTAQTIYINVHSANQIVVFHVAYNGQISTLRSGYMTPSSKWALPEDDRYIPLIFPKGATFDLLAQLSNYAGILPFWTGAQSPKPSFRLQLEKESFYLKKTLREYRQNRPEFQYRSWIQGALALAVLFVGLLYLKYCQRIYAYYWAYILCGFLFSLLKTRAYTPIGQSLGEWPLLKNHLMESLLWWGIGAYLLFMTELLNLTKTHPLMQRWFRRLALLLAGYGFVYITVMLLTNDGGFQQFSFWGGRFIALPIYVFTLIWMSRSVRSPMVPYVIWANSMLGLFGILAWLRAGEVILKGIKLPANMDDLLTLSFAVVAEIIVLSLALAHRYRLLEKEKTESQLAYYEELQNKSFYEKRMAETEMLALRSQMNPHFLFNSLNSLEYLILSNDEHKATGYLAKFSKLLRMILNHSREESILLEEELTALRYYLDIEATRLGEGFTYSIEVADSVDTQRLIIPPLLLQPFVENAIWHGLMPSDKLPKNLRIGVRLADAHRIEFEIEDNGIGRKKAAELRSRSSVKRKSYGMDITQQRIALFNRNYPNQLSIEINDLKREKETGTLVKIVYNLSDEPTNET